The Imtechella halotolerans DNA window ATATTGCAACTATTCAAAGCATTGGTTCATCTACTAGAATTGAAGGGGCTACACTCACCGATGAAGAAGTAAAGAAATTACTTAAATCAGTTGAAATAAACAAATTGGATAAGAGGGAAGAGCAAGAGGTTGTTGGCTATTATGAAGCTTTGGAGCTTATATTGAAACATTATGAGGATATAGACCTTTCAGAACGTTATCTTCACCAATTACATTCTGTACTATTAAAATACAGTAGTAAAGACCAACGGCATAAGGGGCAGTACAAAAATCTTTCCAATCAGGTGGTTGCTAATTATCCTGATGGAGAACAAAAGGTTATATTCAGGACTACCGAGCCACATTTAACAGCTGGAGAAATGTACGATTTAATTGTATGGACTAACGAGCAATTAAAAGAAAAGAAATTGCACCCCATACTAATAACATCTGTATTTGTATATGAGTTTTTATCGATACACCCATATCAAGACGGTAATGGCAGGTTGTCTCGTTTGTTAACAACATTTTTATTATTAAAACAAAAATATAATTTCATTGAATATG harbors:
- a CDS encoding Fic family protein; protein product: MDISKKIAFQPTIFQDIMQKLGIVDTFKGGWNLIETKEKRYLKELRDIATIQSIGSSTRIEGATLTDEEVKKLLKSVEINKLDKREEQEVVGYYEALELILKHYEDIDLSERYLHQLHSVLLKYSSKDQRHKGQYKNLSNQVVANYPDGEQKVIFRTTEPHLTAGEMYDLIVWTNEQLKEKKLHPILITSVFVYEFLSIHPYQDGNGRLSRLLTTFLLLKQKYNFIEYVSFEHVVEIRKDMYYRVLMETQKHRGTDDEILDRWVVFFLDCLIDLTDKLKTKYETYNNLKSSINERQKQVLDYINENKTIQIKNLEENLSDYSRNTLKKDLQYLVQEGFILTTGSGRGVRYHAKE